TCCGATtttgtgtttcttttgttgctatcgtttttgggttggttgtccttatggctggagttaaaaccaccaccgtaactgatgtgattcctatgatgactaaaatcacggaacacaaattgaatggatcttccgatcaaggaattttgatatctgcagatgaatatgcacaattcatccaataccaggcatctataaaatcttctaattcctcctctatcactgcaattgccgagtcaagtaactctactgcatgtcttgtgtcttcatcctccaaatgggttattgattctggtgctaccgatcatatgtcaggtaattctacccttttgtccaatcttgagtctcatacatcgccttcttatgttactcttgctgatggcactaaatcgtctgtcatgggttctggtcatgtcaacttaacccgtTCTTTTTCTGTATCCTatgtgttatgtctccctaagttcgcatttaattcgctttctgtgagtaaactcactcgtgcattgaattgttgtgtctcattctttcctgatcactgtgtttttcaggatctttcgacgaagcagattattggtagaggaagtgagtcagagggtctttacgtcttggatcagcaactacctcgatctcctcgatctctggtatgctccacgcgtttaacaccttttgatgttcattgtcgtttagggcatccttctctctcggttttgaagaagttatatccacagtttcattctttgtctattctagattgtgagtcttgtcaatttgctaAACATCATCATTTACCTACACTctctcgagtcaataaacgggcttcgtctccctttgagttagtccattcagatgtttggggtccttgtcctgttgtgtctaagtctggctttaagtattttgttacttttgttgatgatttctctcatactacttggttatttttaatgaagagtcgttcagaattattttctattttttgtgcattttatgctgaaatccaaacccaattcaatacttccatccgtatattgcaaagtgataatgctaaagagtatctctctggggaatttcaatcttatttgttataaaaagggattcttcatcagtcctcttgtgttgccactccttcacaaaatagagttgctgaaagaaaaaatcgacatcttcttgaagtagccagagccctcttattccaaatgaaggtacctaaatgtttttgggctgatgctgtatccactgcttgttttttgatcaatcgcatgccttcctccgtccttcatggtgatatcccttataacattttattttccactaaatctttgtttcctattgagccacgtctctttggttgtacttgttttgttcgtgatgttcgtccacaggttactaaattggatcccaaatcactcaaatgtgtcttccttggctactctcgacgtcagaaagggtatcgttgtttttctcctgatctgaatcggtatcttgtgtctacggatgtaacattctttgagtccactccgttttttccgccatcatctgtttataacacccaggaggaggaagatgacctcttgttatacactgtttgctcttcgtctcctcagactactcctacaccttccgctcatgtgccaggtcgccctcccatctttcatgtgtattccagacgcttcgaggactctgactccgttcCGCTACCCGCTTCTTCGTCGACCGATCCTGCTCCTACTGATCCTTCattgtctgatttggatttgcccattgctcttcgcaaaggtaaacgtacttgtacttatcctatttcatcttgtgtctcttatgatcaattatcctcctcttctcgttgttttgtcactgctttagattctatttcaattcccaaaactgttattgaggctttgtcccatcctggttggcgtgctgcaatggaagaggaaatgatggcccttgacactaatggtacttgggagttgatgtccttgcccccaggaaagcaGACTATTgagtgcaaatgggtgtttgcagtgaaagtaaatcctgatggatctattgctcgcctcaaggcccatttagtggccaaaggttatgcacaaacttatggagttgactattctgatacattctccccagttgccaagctcgcatctgtccgattgtcaattactgggtattgtgtttttgtggaaggtaacttggtctcatggaaaagtaagaagcaaaatgtggtctcccgttctagtgctgaatctgaatatcgagctatggcacaagctgtttgtgaaatcttgtgggtacgtcaactgttggaagaagttgggttcacaaattcggtgcctgctaagttgtggtgtgataatcaagcagctatccacattgcctccaatccagtatttcacgagaggactaaacacatcgagattgattgtcattttgttcgtgaaaaggtccaacaaaagataatatcaacaggatatatccgaactggagaacaattaggagatattttcactaaaactctaaatgggactcgagttgattatatatgtaacaagttgggcatgattaacatttatgatccaacttgagggggagtgttataagttatagaaagtaaatatgttaatataggaagtaaatattgatagatggatcagttgcttaatcttagggattgtataattataggcttgattttccttcctgtttagttaccgtctctcatgtataaataggttgtaatctctattgtgataaACAACAACAATTATTATTCTTCTACAAAAATTAATGGGTAAACTACTTCAAACTAGTTTATAAGCATTAAACATAGTGCTTATAACTATCAAAATGAGAAGTTGGTTCCTCTCAACTTTTTCAAGCTAAAAagctaaaaaattttataaataaatatctcAGCTTATTTTTAGAGCTTACAAGCTGGTTTGATTATCAAACAAGAAAAACACCCTCTTAGTTGAGGATTGTATTTGCTGGGATAGGATTGACAAAAGTTTGGTCCCATCCTATGATTAATTGTTTGCACAATTAATGAGTTGAAGCTTGGCTAGATATCCAGTTTTTAGTCTGAATCTTATAGCAATCGCCCATAAACTAGATAAATTTCTAGAGCAGACCCATGCTACATTATCTAGAAAGTAGCTTTAAAATGTATAAGATAGTACTTGTCTACCAAGCCAAGACATAGATTTCAGGCTCAGCTGCCAATCCTACAGTTACATTCAATTTCAAGAAAGGCAATGCTCACTTTCTTCAGATATATTAGTTCAAGCTGTGTTTCATAAGCTAATCCGCATTCAAATGACGTAACTTCATATTACCAAGTTCAACTCAAATTAGGAGACTTTGTGAAGCCCAATATATGCCAATGAACTTTTAGGAAAAGCAACCTATTGTCAATTAAGACTGAAGAGAAGAAAAACCAAGATGTGCCATATAAGAAGCTGATTAGAAAAATCCTTACAGAATAGTCAGATAAATCATATAGAAGAGAAATCATAAGCTTTGCAAAGCATTCAGGAAAGCTACAACAAGTAAAACAAGCAAGAAGTAACTAACCTTCCCTTTACCCTCATTTATGGCTCATGAACTGGACCAATATTTCATGGTTTTCCTAGCTAAATATTTGCACTACCCATACACAATACCTTGTGTTCTTCAAGGCTATCTCAAACTAGAACCTTTGAATAAAAAAAGGTTGAAGTTCAAAGAGACAAAAACTTTATTTAACCAAATCATAGATCACACAAAGAAGCACATAAGAGGCTAAGAGCAGAGGAACTATGCTTAAAAGGCATTTGGATTCATTAGGGAAATGAAATAAGCACAGTAAAAATGTAGACAGCTGCTTCAAGAAGTTCTTGAGGCCAAAACTTCCTTTTCTGTTGCCAACAAATAACTGAGGCCACAGAAGAACACCATTTCAATTAATAGCAATTAAACTCCAACAATATAACACAAGAGACAAGAACAAAGACCTGAATAGTATTAAGAGTTAATGAAGAAATCTGCAATTATGCCACAATGAATGTAAATTTAGACTAAGTAACCAATGGATTTTAAGATTTCAGATAGACACCTTGGTCACCAACCACAATTTCTAGGTCATAAAATCTTGATTCTAATAAAACTCCTTCCCTAAAGGAACCAATAGaaagaaaactaaaatttcgAATAATTTGAATTTAGATCTTCATCTGAAACATGATGTTGCATGCATCAATCATAAAAACTTCCATCAACCTCAAATAAGAGGAAAGAACCATAACACGAGCATATTTATTTGATTCATCCATATGCTAAGAGGATCTTGCACTTCAACCATCTGCTACAATTATAGGCAGCCAGTTTGCAGTTCTCATTTAACAGAGTAAGTTGGTCAATTCCACTTACATGGATAGAGAATTATATTTCTGCTTCAGATATCTCGTAACCCAATAAATAGAGGGACTAAATGACAGGAAGCTCATGAAGAAGCATTGGGTTAGTAGCTTATCCAGACTTCTACTGAAATATGGTAACCATATTCATTGCATCATCCATTTTTAACATATTCTTGTAAATTATACATCAAAACAGAAACGTATTCATGCAGCCTGGTATTTTATTCCCCTTGGCATAATGGAGCTTCTTGATACTACAAAAAGAATCCACTCAGGAGTCAGGAACAGAAGCCAGAATCCCCCTAATTTATGATACATAATTGTAAAAGTACAAGTTTAAATGtcaaatttatttagaaaaGAAGTATGCAGTGCATAATTTAATACTTCAGTGCAATTTCTGCAGCATATCTAACTGTCTTAATCAAAGACTCGCCTTGGATCAATCACACAGTACCATTCAATCAAAATATGACTCCCAAATCTTTCTTATAGTATAACACTGCAAGTATAAAGACCAGCAACACTTaccaacacaaaaagaaaagaaagatttcaCAAATGAAGCAATCTATTTAATGAATTTCATTTATGTAATCTTCAGTAGCAGCAATTCAAACATTGACCATAAGATagtttatcaaatattttatattcatagACTCTTAGTAGCAAGGTGGGAGTGGGACAGCTAAGAAACAACAAAAATTATAGGCTAACTTCTACAGTTAATGTGACGCCTCACAAAGTAAAAGCACAAACAGGGATGCCTAAAGATTGGACTTCTGACCAAATTTAGGCCACAGTAAATCAGTGATTAAACTTTCGTCAGCCTCAAGCCCTCAACCTACCAAAAGGCCAAGCAGGCACATTAGTAAGTGCCCTCCAAACAAATAGTCACCAGAATGTGCATATCAGCATTTACATACGTGCACAGGAGCCTGCATACCCACCAACtaatacacacacacacacacacatagagagagagagagagagagagctagtGAGATTGCACAAACAAAACACCTATACCAGAATGCTCTCGTGATTCAACAATCAATCATTATTATTACCAGTTATTTTCGCAAGTACACGGTTAAGAGCAGCACAGATAATCAAGAAGCCTGACTAAGTTTCCCTATACAATTTTCTATTATTCCATTTCCTTCTAAACTTGTGCAAAATTTGACCGGCTTAATTCTTCCCTTCACATTATGAAGAAGCAGGAAATTGCAAAACATGCATAATTTTACTTTATGTTGCACAAGCTGTTATTAAATTCAAATAACCAAAATAGCAAAACACAAGAAAGAGCAAACCTTATAGAATTGTCAAATGCAACAGTGAATCAATCACACAGTTAAAGATTTGAATAGCTACATAAAGTAGAACGAAAATGGTCAGATACCCTAAATATAAACATCAGCGAAAACACACCTCAACTTCCaatttagatttaataaaatCAGAAACACCATACCCGATTACGCATTGGAACCAGTTCAAAGCCCGGACTCTTCACCGGCAACCCAGCCATTGCCCTCTCCACCGCGTCCATCGACCCCGCAAACTGCGTCAGCTGCTCCAGCGCCGCGATCGCCGCAACAGCCGCTGGATTCATCCCCGGCTGCACAACCACATTAACCGAACTCTGCGGCGGAGGATAAACGCTCAGCTGCTGCGCCGCTTGCAACGACACCCCAGTCCCACCAGAATCCACAATTTGCGTTGCTTCTTGCTGCGCTGAAACCCCGGGCGCGGGCTCATGCTGATAATATGGCGGTTGCTGATAGGCAACGGAGTAATCGGCTTGGTAATAAGCGTAGCTTTGTGGTTGCTGGTCATATTGCCATTGATTTTGAGGTGGGTATTGCTGGTAATACGAGTAATAAGAGTGATCATAGGATTGGACCTGCGTTTGATAGTAATAATCTTGAATTTGGTATTGTGGGTATTGCGGGGCTTGTGCTTGTTCTTGGAAATGTGGGTTGATGCGTTGCTGCTCAGATTCTGGAAGAGATGAAGTGTCCATTGCTTTAGCTTGGATTTTTTGCAAGATTCTTTGTCGATTGCTGATTAGGTTGGTGCAGGAACGCAAGGAAAGGGATTGAACCAACTCCTCGTCCTCGGCCTGAGCCTTCTTCCACCATGAACTGGGTAATTATTTGGTACTGCTGCGGGTGAGTGCTCGCAGGTCGCAAGACACGTGGACTCCTGGTCCAATCTCCTGTAAaacgaaaataaaataatgagaaaatttaatatttggcCCGGTAGTACAGTGAAACTGGTTAATTAGTATGTAGCCTGGTTTAGTTCAAAATATCATACTTCCAGGAAtatgatataattatattttgcatataaattaattttgtaaaaaagtaaaattattttttaaataataaaaaataataatatttataatataatttcaaatataataaatttaataaatttaataaatttaatataagttAACTTATAAAGtcactttttatatataaaaataataatttttataaaattgacttaaaatacaaattaaataattaaattttttatattttcttcaaTTAAGTAAGACCCTgatctttcatttttttaaatacattaaatattttaaaaatcttaaaaaataactaattaatttttttattaatattaacggttaaatataataaaaaatttattaattatttttttattttaaaaaatatattaaaatgtatacaatatttaaaaaaatttactaattaattttataaattaaattataaaaaatttaaaatgttcatgatctaaaattaattagtaaatttttttaaaaatatgataaattaattaaaattttttaaaattataaaaattaaataataaaatatttaatgattaaaattgatgaaataattaatcagtaaattttttaaaatattataaatattttaatgtaatttttaaaattaaaataatgagttttacatattataaaaattaaataataatttttttatattttatatttaatttttataatattaaaaaaattttaattaattttttaattttataaaaatatctattaaataatattaatattaatagtattttaaatttttgttaacCTTTAACtgtaaaactaaataatttaagatattttaatatatttgttaaaataaaaaattaattaattaatttttttcattgataCTATTCCAAATTATTGTAACATGTAGCGGCATCGCAGAAAAAAGTGAAAGAAGAAGGTCCTTTTTGTAATATGTCACTCACTAATGCAATAACAGTGGACATAAAACCTCCAGCAGCAACCCATACAAATCCGAACCAAACCCAAAATACGAAAACGAAGAAAAGACAGAGATGGCCGTTGCTGCTTTAGCACCAGCCACTCCTTTTCGGTTGCGCCGCTGTTCAACCCTCCGGTTCTTCTCCTCCTATACCAAATCAAATCCTACAATCCGCCCTAAAATTCCTCAAACCCTGCTAAAACCCCATGCTCTCCCGCCAAAATTCCCGCTGCCCCCACATTCCAGCCAGCACAATCCCAGGTCCTTCTGCACCGTGATTTCCGGAGCTCTGCGTTCCGGTGAGAAGACCAAACTGGAATCCGTGGAGGACCTGAGAGGCGAAATGGGGGATAGAGTTGGGCCCTTCAGGAAGAAGTTGAAGATTGTTGATATAAAGGGTGGACCTGATGAAGGCTTGGATCGGGTTGGGCAGACCCTTGTTGTGATGGGATGGGTCCGGACACTTCGAGCCCAGAGTAGCGTTACGTTCATGGAGGTAATGGTGATTCAATAACGACGGAAGAAACTCTAATTTTGAAAATGATATTGATTTAGTGATTTGAATAAAGTTCATCTTTCCCTCTTTTCTTTCCCTCAGTTTCAACTTTTTATGTAGTATGTATTTTCTAAGCATGTAAATCAATGTAAGCTGGATGGTGTTTATTTGGTGGAATTTCTAGTTATTAGATGAACAGAGAAATGAATGGACGGTTTGATGCTTTTATTTTTGAAGTATTTTTGGCTTACATTATGTAGCTCCTTAAACTGTATGGTAATTATCTGATATATGCATTCAGGTTAATGatggttcatgtctgtcaaacaTGCAATGTGTAATGGGTATGGAAGCAGAAGGTTATGATCAGGTATCATATAACCAGAGCAATATagatatacatatattttttgtatttgCATTTGCATTTGTGGGACCAAAAGTTTTTGCACTTGACATCTTAACTTCTAATATTTCCTTTAAGAATTTTCACAACATCAATAGCAAAGATTCTATTTATTTCAGTATCAATTAGGTAATTGGACATTAACTTGTACATCCTTTGCAGTGTAACTATTTTCAGTTAATCCTCATATAAAGTAGTGACAATAACGATGCTTCAGTTCTTCTCCGTTTATAAACTAATATTCTATCATTTAAACTGTACAATTCCTGCCATCCTTTGCTAAAATACAAAGTTCTTGCCGTTTGTCCACTGCCTGGATATTCACATAATTAGTGGTCTATATATTGGCACTTTCTTTTATTTAGCTTGGAGCTTGTTAATAGGTAGAATCTGGTTTGGTGGCAACTGGTGCATCAATATGGGTACAAGGAACTGTTGTGAAGAGCCAAGGATCAAAACAAAAGGTGGAACTGAAGGTCAACAAAATTATTATGGTATGGCGTTTCTTGACTTCTAATTAAATTGGAATTATGTTGATGCGTTTTGATTGGAGAATTTGCCTCTTCCCAGCAGTTTTGCATCATAAACTTTCCATTTCATGTAATTTTCAGTTCATAGGCATGTTTATATGCCAAATAATCTATGCCAATGGCTATCCATGTAGTCAGCTTTCGGCATAaaaaggaataaaaataaaatttttcagcaTTTTTGGATGTCCAGTAAATTAGGCATGCTAGTAGGATCTATACCGAGAAAGCGAGAATTTGCTTAAATGAAGGATGTTAAGAAGCTGGCAAGCTGCTTATGACATTGGAGTGCCAACCTGCATATCATATAATTGTGTTGTTGGCTTGTTGCCAGTTTGCACTCAAAATGATTATTATTCTTATAGGTTGGCAAGAGCGATCCTTCATATCCCATCCAAAAGAAAAGGGTCAGCAGAGAATTTTTGAGAACCAAGGCTCATCTTCGTCCTAGAACGAATACATTTGGTGCGGTATGGCTTTGCTGCTGGTTTCTGCtccaatttttttattcttatattttGAAGTAATGCAAATCAGTTGTAGGTTGCAAGGGTGAGGAATGCTTTGGCCTATGCTACACACAAGTTTTTTCAAGAAAATGGGTTTGTATGGGTCTCAAGTCCTATTATAACAGCTTCAGATTGTGAAGGAGCAGGTGAACAGTTCTGTGTCACTACTTTGGTACGCACCACTAAAAAATCCAGTTTTACCTGCGAATCTCTTAGTTTGACTCATTTTGTAACAAATTCTTTCTGACTTTGGTATGAACCTTTTTTCCCAGCTTTTTCTCCACCTATTGTCAAATTATCAtatattctctttctttttatgaATTCTAATAGAGGAATTACTATTCAACTAGCCAAAAGTCCACAAGTAACATGTATAATTGGCTATTTGTCTGTTTATAAGGTTCAGTATTGTGTATAATACATGTGAAATGTATGCTTACATATATATACCTTTGCACTTTTAAGGGGACCATTTCTTATGGAAACTGAATTGTTCACTTGCTTTTGTGTATCTCCATGATTGTTTATCTAATTAGCATATTTGTAGGCATTAGTTAGTTTTTGTTAAGATGCTGTAATTTTGACGTGATTAGGTAGAAGGCCTATGGAATTTAGACAATAATATTAGTACTGTATGGAGGGTGACGGCAAGCTTCATTAAGAAAGTAGCAGCAATATATTAGGTATATCCAAAGGTAGAGGATTATTACCTACTAAAGTCTTGGTGGTGGGAGGTTTTTTTTTCGTTCAAAggctataatatgaaaaaagaaTGGTACCATAAACTGCCAATGACAAATATATAGGctcatttgaaaaataaaagttggGAAAGAGAGAAGCTAAGAAATTGGTCAACAAGGATCGCTGTAAATTTCAAGCCAATTTATACCATAATTTGGTGATAATCGAGAAGGGGAGAATGAGATGTACAAGCTAGCAAGGGTAGGTTGAAGGCAAAAAGTGTAGAGATCTATGTCGAGTCAAGTCCAATAAAGATGTTAATTAACAATTTTTTCAGGAGGTATGAGATCAAAAAGAGATGGAgatgttattttgatcaaatatTCAATATGAGTCATGAGGATGACTTTATAGACCTTAATGTTCCTTTGACCAAAAACTTTTATTATACTCGTAGAATTAggtttttgaaattaaatagaCCATGAAGAATGCAAAGTCAGGGAGAGTTTGCAGCCTAGATGGTTTCCCTACAAGTATGAAAGTGTTTTGAGGAGGTTGAGTAGACTATCTAACCAAGCTATCTAATGTCATGATAAATTATGGAAGATGATAAATGCATAAAAAATACTTTGTTTCCTATCTTTAAGAAGAAGTGAGACATGCAAAGTTGTGCAAACTACCATGGCATTAAGTTGAAGAGCTTACATGGTGAAGCTATAAGAATGAGTGGTTGAATGCATAATCAGGGATGCTACTAATGTAGTAGACAGCCAGTTTTACTTTGTGTCAGTAGATTTACAATATAACCATCTTTCTCTTAAGAAGATCATTGAACTTTATAAGGAGAGAGGATCTTTGCTTGGTTTTTGTTGACCTACAAAATTATATGATGGAGTATGAGGAGAAGTTCTTTGGTGGATGTTGGAGAGGTAATGAGTCTGTATCATAtatataaacatcattaaggACATGTATGAAGGGGCAATCACAAGTGAAGAACAAAGGGAGGAAATTCAAATGAGAATTTCATAACATTGAGTTTATATCACGGATTGACTTTGAGCCCTTACCTATTTACCTTAGTTGTGGATGAGCTAACCAGCCATATTCAAGATGATTTCTCGTGATAATGTTAGGTTGTGGGGAAGAAAATAGTGATTGAGTAAAAGTTGGAGTTCTGGAGGACTCTTGAGAGTGAGGTTTTAGCTTAGCTTAAGCTATAAGGAATATAATGTATTGTGAGTTTCAGTAAAATTGATGAAACAGAAGTGAGGTTAGGTTCAGTTTGGATGGATTTTTGGTGCCAAAATACGATCAATTCAAGTATTTAGGTTCTATTatctagaaaaataaaataatagatgAGGATGTAACTTAGGATCAAAACAAGATGGTTGAAATGGAGTGTAACCAATGTGCTATGCGACTATAGGATCTTGACAAAGTGAAAGATAACTTCAATATAACTGTGGTCCCAGCTGTGTTTATTAGTGAATGTTGCATCTAAGTTACAACATAACACAAGATGAGTGTATCGGGAATGTGAATGTTAATATGAATGTTTGATGACAGGAGAAATAAAATTGGGAATAACCATATTTTTTAGGGAGTGCATATGACACACATTGGGGATAAAATGAGAGAGAGAGTGGCTTAAGATTGTTTCGTCATGTTCAATATAGAACATAGAATGCTACAATACAAAACTGTGTAACCTAGCAGTGAAAGGAGTTGGAAGGAAAAATGGGAGACCTGAAATAACATGGATggaagtaataaaaaaaaaatttttttatataaatacgaAATTGGTTTAAACATAGCTAAATGATGAAAAAAGATCCATATAGTTGACACCAACCAGTTTGGAATTAAGTCTTAGTTTCTGTTGTCATAtgtaatttagaataaattgaACAACACAACTTTTAGGCAAGATTTGTTAGTGGTTAATTCTAGATTGGTCTTATTATAGTGCTATTGTAATTGATGCTTCAtggtgttattatttttttcagtaACTTTTGTTCTTTTGCAGATTCCAGGCTCTCAAGAGGCAGTTGATTCTCTTGTGGATGGCATTCCAAAGACTAAGGAAGGATTAATCGATTGGTCACAGGTGAGCCAGTTGAAGTGTTTTCCTTTTGTAATAGCATGTGTTATAACCCtgtggagtttttttttttatgtttaatatttatagCTGGTGCAATCAGGGATGACATGATCCTTCTTGGTTGGCCCATCATATGTCGCGTTATGATTAGGTTTGTTAGGGAAACCCTAACAGAGATGGAATTTAGGAGTACAAtagaagagaaaagagaggaGAGATCCATAGAGAGGAAGATACGGAGAGAGGATTCTTGATTATTCTGAGATGATTCTATGAAGTACAACTGAACAGTATTTATACACAAGTAACTGCCTCTAACTAATTCTACAGTCCTTAATTATGCTTCCCACCTATTACAACAACTAAATACTGTTttattcctcttttttttttcttatgtcTTTCCTATAATATGTGACAAGATTTAATGTTTCCAAAATAAATTTCAGTTGGTCCTTTGTCATGACTAGTGAGAAAGAAGTGCTTTATTCAGCATGACA
The Manihot esculenta cultivar AM560-2 chromosome 1, M.esculenta_v8, whole genome shotgun sequence genome window above contains:
- the LOC110629076 gene encoding asparagine--tRNA ligase, chloroplastic/mitochondrial isoform X1, with amino-acid sequence MAVAALAPATPFRLRRCSTLRFFSSYTKSNPTIRPKIPQTLLKPHALPPKFPLPPHSSQHNPRSFCTVISGALRSGEKTKLESVEDLRGEMGDRVGPFRKKLKIVDIKGGPDEGLDRVGQTLVVMGWVRTLRAQSSVTFMEVNDGSCLSNMQCVMGMEAEGYDQVESGLVATGASIWVQGTVVKSQGSKQKVELKVNKIIMVGKSDPSYPIQKKRVSREFLRTKAHLRPRTNTFGAVARVRNALAYATHKFFQENGFVWVSSPIITASDCEGAGEQFCVTTLIPGSQEAVDSLVDGIPKTKEGLIDWSQDFFGKPAFLTVSGQLNAETYATALSDVYTFGPTFRAENSNTSRHLAEFWMIEPELAFADLNDDMACATAYLQYVVRHILENCKEDMDFFNNWIEKGIIDRLSDVVEKDFIQLTYTDAIELLLKTNKKFEFPVKWGCDLQSEHERYITEEAFGGCPVIIRDYPKEIKAFYMRQNDDGKTVAAMDMLVPRVGELIGGSQREERLEYLEDRLDNLKLNKDSYWWYLDLRRYGSVPHAGFGLGFERLVQFATGIENIRDAIPFPRAPGSAEF
- the LOC110629076 gene encoding asparagine--tRNA ligase, chloroplastic/mitochondrial isoform X3; its protein translation is MAVAALAPATPFRLRRCSTLRFFSSYTKSNPTIRPKIPQTLLKPHALPPKFPLPPHSSQHNPRSFCTVISGALRSGEKTKLESVEDLRGEMGDRVGPFRKKLKIVDIKGGPDEGLDRVGQTLVVMGWVRTLRAQSSVTFMEVNDGSCLSNMQCVMGMEAEGYDQVESGLVATGASIWVQGTVVKSQGSKQKVELKVNKIIMVGKSDPSYPIQKKRVSREFLRTKAHLRPRTNTFGAVARVRNALAYATHKFFQENGFVWVSSPIITASDCEGAGEQFCVTTLIPGSQEAVDSLVDGIPKTKEGLIDWSQDFFGKPAFLTVSGQLNAETYATALSDVYTFGPTFRAENSNTSRHLAEFWMIEPELAFADLNDDMACATAYLQYVVRHILENCKEDMDFFNNWIEKGIIDRLSVKWGCDLQSEHERYITEEAFGGCPVIIRDYPKEIKAFYMRQNDDGKTVAAMDMLVPRVGELIGGSQREERLEYLEDRLDNLKLNKDSYWWYLDLRRYGSVPHAGFGLGFERLVQFATGIENIRDAIPFPRAPGSAEF
- the LOC110629076 gene encoding asparagine--tRNA ligase, chloroplastic/mitochondrial isoform X2, which gives rise to MAVAALAPATPFRLRRCSTLRFFSSYTKSNPTIRPKIPQTLLKPHALPPKFPLPPHSSQHNPRSFCTVISGALRSGEKTKLESVEDLRGEMGDRVGPFRKKLKIVDIKGGPDEGLDRVGQTLVVMGWVRTLRAQSSVTFMEVNDGSCLSNMQCVMGMEAEGYDQVESGLVATGASIWVQGTVVKSQGSKQKVELKVNKIIMVGKSDPSYPIQKKRVSREFLRTKAHLRPRTNTFGAVARVRNALAYATHKFFQENGFVWVSSPIITASDCEGAGEQFCVTTLIPGSQEAVDSLVDGIPKTKEGLIDWSQVYTFGPTFRAENSNTSRHLAEFWMIEPELAFADLNDDMACATAYLQYVVRHILENCKEDMDFFNNWIEKGIIDRLSDVVEKDFIQLTYTDAIELLLKTNKKFEFPVKWGCDLQSEHERYITEEAFGGCPVIIRDYPKEIKAFYMRQNDDGKTVAAMDMLVPRVGELIGGSQREERLEYLEDRLDNLKLNKDSYWWYLDLRRYGSVPHAGFGLGFERLVQFATGIENIRDAIPFPRAPGSAEF